DNA from Minwuia thermotolerans:
CCCGCCCGTCTCCGCGGCCGGAACGGTGTCGGTCGGCGCGCCGCGCCGCATCCAGTTCCACAAGCCGCGCCGCGGCTCGGCCACAGCGGGCGCCGGCTCCGGCGCCGGAGCGGACGCGGCCGGTGGGAGGTCCATGGCCTCCCGGACAGGGATCCGCAGCAGCGTGCCTTCCACGCCACCGTCCCGCGCCGCGGTCAGCAGATGGTGCTGATCCTCCACCAGCCGTCGATGATTGCGCTCGCGCACGGAATAGCCGGCCAGAAGCTGCGCCTGCCGTTCGACCTGCTGGCGCAGTCTCTCGTTCTCGCTGGCGAGCGCGGCGTAACCCCGGCGAAAGGCGTCGCACAAACCCGCCACGACCGCCTGTTCATCCTCGCCGCCGCGCTTCCGATCGTCAGCCGTCACGTTCGTCCCCGTCCCTTGCCGGCCAGCCGTAAAGCGCCAGTGTCCGGTCGATCATGGCTTCAAGGCCGAACTCGCGGCGTACGTAAGCAGCCGCTCTCTCGCCGAAGCGGTAGCGCATGTCGGCGTCGCTCACCAGAGCTTCGAGCGCATCGGCGATCCCGCCGGGCTCGTCGCACGACAGCAGAATGCCGGTCTCGCCGTCAACGAAGGTCTCGGCCGTCCCCCCCGAGGGCGTCGCCGCCACCGGCCGGCCAAAGGACTGTGCCTCGATCAGGACGTTGGGCAGCCCTTCGGTCCGCGAGGTGAGCAGCAGAAGGTCCATGGCCGCATACTGAGCCCACATGTCGCTGCGCCGGCCGGCGAGGATGATGCGGTCGCCGAATCCCGATTCGGCCAGGCGTCTCTCAAGCCGCACCCGCATCGGTCCGTCGCCGACCAGCCTGCCATCGACATGCCGGTGCCGCCGGCAGAGTTCGATTACCGTTTCCAGCCAGAGTTCCGGCCGCTTCTCTTCGGTCATCCGCATGACGCCGCCGACGACCACCCGCTCTCCCGAGGGCAGCGCCGGACCGATATCGTGGCGCATGGCGTCGAAGTCGTAGCCGTTCGGCAGATGCCGGATCGCGGTCACCGGCGCCCCCAGCCAGCGGGCATAATCGCGCCTGCCCGCCAGGCTGTTATTGAGCAGGGTGACCCGCGGGTTCGCGGCCAGCAGCCGCATCCAGTCCCTGAGATAGGGCCGGTTTCGTCCTTCCTTGCGGTCGGGGGCAAGACTGCGCGTGCCGATGATGATGCGCGGGACGCCCGCCAGCAGCGCCGCAAGGGCTGTCATCGCGCCGGTCATGTCCTGCCAGCCATGGGCCACCGCGGGGCGGCGGCGCTCGAACAGGCGGCAGAGCGCTGCGATCGGTTCGGCGAGATTCGCGGGCAGCAGCGCCAGAAGAGGCTCGGCCGGCGCCATCGGCACGGGCAACTCGATCGCCCCGCCATTCCGGCCGGCGAAGAGATCCAGAACCTCGACGCCCGCCGCGGCGAGTTCTTCGCCGAAGGCCGCATTTCCCGACCGGCCCGGTTCCTGGAGCGTTGCGACCGCAAGTTCCGGATCGCCGCCGCGCCGCCGCGCCAGGCCCAACGCCGTCTTGGCCAGCTGTCGTTCTGCCCCGCCTGCCCCGAGGGTGCCGGAGACGAGCACGACGCCGCGCCCGGGCGGCGCATAGGGACGAATGCGGTCGCACATGCCGACCATCCGCCTCAGCACGATATCGGGCAGGATCACAGCGTGGTCGGCGAGATACGGCCAGGCTTCCGGCTCGACCGTTCCGAGAGCGCGAGCGATGTCTTCGAACCGGCGGCGCTGGGTCTGGGTCACCTGCCTGCGCCAGCGCGGGTCGCCACTGCCACGATACAGCAGGAGCGCATCGGAAACCCGGCCGTCGGCCAACAGGTGGCCGGCGGCGCGACGGCGGCGGCGCAGCGACTCCTGTCCCTCCGTTCCGATCATGCGCTGACGCAGTTCCGCCGCCACACGCGGAAAGCGGAAGCGGTCGAACAGCCGCGCCACGGCAAGCCCCTCATCCGCCCGCAGCAGAGCGGCGACGCCATTGGCTGCGGTCCTGGCGGCCTCTGCCGTCTGCCCCAGACGTCGATGCGCCGAAACGGAAAGCTCGAGGCTCTGGATGTCGGGCCCCGCGTCGCCCTCAGCCTCGTCGAGGGCGTCGAGCACCTTGTCGAAACGGCGCACGCGCGCCTCCAGACGCGCCAGGCCGCGGCGCGCGACCGGGTTGTCCGGTTCCTGGACCAGCAACTCCTCGAACAGTTGGCGCGCCTGCTCGTCGCGTCCGAGCTGCAGGGCCGATTCGGCGGCGCGTTCGGTGATGAGCGGGAGACGGGGCTCCGGCGCGGCGAGCGCGATCTCCAGCACGCGGAGATGATTGCGGCTGCGGCGGTGCTCGTCGAGCAGATGCAGCCGGAGACCGTCCATGTCCGGCCGGGCGGCGAGCACGCGCTCGAACTCTGCCGAGACAGGCACGGAAAGCCGCGCGCAACACGTCCGCAGCGCCGCGAGCACCGCATCGTCGCTGACGCCTTTCTCCAGCGCATGGCGGTAGAGCGGCAACGCCTCCGCGAACCGCCCCCTCAGGCGCAGATGCTCGGCGATGTCGAGGGTGCGCCGGATGGCGGCGCCGGGCTGTCGGTGGGTTATGGTGCGGCTCATCGGCCCAGTTTCGGCCGCACCGG
Protein-coding regions in this window:
- a CDS encoding glycosyltransferase, producing the protein MSRTITHRQPGAAIRRTLDIAEHLRLRGRFAEALPLYRHALEKGVSDDAVLAALRTCCARLSVPVSAEFERVLAARPDMDGLRLHLLDEHRRSRNHLRVLEIALAAPEPRLPLITERAAESALQLGRDEQARQLFEELLVQEPDNPVARRGLARLEARVRRFDKVLDALDEAEGDAGPDIQSLELSVSAHRRLGQTAEAARTAANGVAALLRADEGLAVARLFDRFRFPRVAAELRQRMIGTEGQESLRRRRRAAGHLLADGRVSDALLLYRGSGDPRWRRQVTQTQRRRFEDIARALGTVEPEAWPYLADHAVILPDIVLRRMVGMCDRIRPYAPPGRGVVLVSGTLGAGGAERQLAKTALGLARRRGGDPELAVATLQEPGRSGNAAFGEELAAAGVEVLDLFAGRNGGAIELPVPMAPAEPLLALLPANLAEPIAALCRLFERRRPAVAHGWQDMTGAMTALAALLAGVPRIIIGTRSLAPDRKEGRNRPYLRDWMRLLAANPRVTLLNNSLAGRRDYARWLGAPVTAIRHLPNGYDFDAMRHDIGPALPSGERVVVGGVMRMTEEKRPELWLETVIELCRRHRHVDGRLVGDGPMRVRLERRLAESGFGDRIILAGRRSDMWAQYAAMDLLLLTSRTEGLPNVLIEAQSFGRPVAATPSGGTAETFVDGETGILLSCDEPGGIADALEALVSDADMRYRFGERAAAYVRREFGLEAMIDRTLALYGWPARDGDERDG